In the Malania oleifera isolate guangnan ecotype guangnan chromosome 1, ASM2987363v1, whole genome shotgun sequence genome, one interval contains:
- the LOC131157038 gene encoding heavy metal-associated isoprenylated plant protein 43-like — translation MVQRTVLKVNISCQKCQKRLLKAVSRLQGVDKIEVDSANGILTVTGDADPYDIIVLSRKACSYVEVVSIGPPPAPPKQDGPKKPEAPKPAEKKPEAPNPAAKKPEAPKPAEKKPDEYKPDQQAHFHNPLTYHYPLPQRIEVAQMGPWEEPNPSCSIM, via the exons ATGGTGCAAAGGACTGTGTTGAAGGTTAATATTTCATGCCAGAAATGCCAGAAGAGGCTCCTCAAAGCAGTGTCCCGCCTCCAAG GTGTTGATAAAATCGAAGTCGATTCGGCCAATGGGATTTTGACAGTGACTGGGGATGCAGACCCTTACGACATCATTGTCCTTTCCAGGAAGGCTTGCAGCTATGTGGAAGTGGTCAGCATCGGGCCTCCGCCAGCCCCTCCAAAACAGGATGGCCCAAAGAAGCCTGAGGCCCCAAAGCCCGCCGAAAAGAAGCCCGAGGCCCCAAATCCCGCCGCGAAGAAGCCCGAGGCCCCAAAGCCCGCCGAAAAGAAGCCCGACGAATATAAGCCCGACCAGCAGGCCCATTTCCACAACCCACTCACATATCATTATCCACTGCCCCAGAGAATTGAGGTCGCTCAGATGGGCCCTTGGGAAGAGCCCAATCCCTCCTGCTCTATCATGTGA